Within the Achromobacter spanius genome, the region GCATAAGCCGGTGGATTCCAACCTGCCGCTGCGCACCGAGATTCACGAAGCCACCTACGCCGACACACCGGGCGACTGCGGTGCACAGGTCGTCAAGGCCATCCTGCAATGGAAGCAGGCCCGCAAGCCGCTGGACCAATGCAGCGTCCTGCTGCGCGACGCGCATCAATCCATCGAAATCGAAAACGCCCTGATGAACGCCGGCGTGCAATACCGCACGCTGACGATGAAGAGCTACCTGCTGCGCGAAGAGATCCTGTTCCTGCGCGGCATGCTGGCCATCGCGCTTGATGACTTCCATCATGTCGCGGCCCCCGCCACACGCGAAGCCATCGTCGACGCACTGACCACCTTCGCCGAAGTACCGCTGACGCCCAAGGAACTGCAAGAGGCACAGACGACGCTGGCGAAAGAACCGTCCGCGCTAAAGCACTTTTTTACCGGCCAGATCCAGCGCGTCGGCAGCCCCGCCGCCCGCGCCCGCATCTCGGATGCGGTTTCGCACCTGCGCGAGCTATCAACCGACACCCCAGCCTACCAGGCCCTGGAAACCGTGCGCGACCTGATGGACATGGACAAGGTCGCCAAGCGCCTGTACGTGCATCCCTACGAGGCTTCCGTCGTCACCCGCTCGGTCAACGGCTTCATCGCCTCGGCCAAAATGTCGGGCAAGACCCTGCGTGAGTTTTCAGAATGGATTGGCGCGGCAGAAGCGTTTGTTGGCGCGCGGCCCGGCAAGAACACGGTGCAGATGGACTGCATCGTCAACGTCAAGGGCAAGGAATTCGAACACGTCATCCTGCCATTCATGGACGCCGACGCGTTTCCCGATCCGTTGCGTAAAGCGGGGGAAGAAGAGAATTTGTTTTATGTGGCAGCAACACGGACAAAGTCCCGCCTGACCATGGTGTCTTCGGAAGACACTGCGCGGCGTAGTGCGTTCATCGCGCGCATGCAGTTGGCGGCGACGCAGAAGCGCGCGGATACGGCGCTACGCCGGAACCTGGCCGCGCCGGTCAAGGCAGTGGGGCATCGCGACTTGAAGGTGGCGTACGCGAATAGGGACGTGGTCAAGGCGCTAGGGGCGCAATGGGACAAGACCCGCAAGGTTTGGTATGTGCCTAGCGGGGTGGATTTGGAGGCGTTTCGGGAATGGTTGGCGGAATAAGGAATTGGCCAAGGCATGATGCAGGGGTGGCAGCGGGATAGCACAGGGATGGCGCACAGGGATGTCACCGGTCGACGTAACGTAACGTTAAAGACCGCAACATGGCCGTCTTGAAAGCCAGTTTATGATGGCACCGTAGTGAGCACGCCCAAATGCGTTACTCTCCCCTCCCCAATCTATTCCGCAAGGAGCCCTCATGGCACAAGCCTCCGCCCGTCACATCCTCGTTTCCACCGAAGCCAAGTGCAACGAACTCAAGACCGCCATTGAAAACGGCGCTGACTTCGCTCAAGTCGCCAAGGAAAACTCCAGCTGCCCGTCGAGCCGTGACGGTGGCAACCTGGGCACCTTTGGCCCGGGCCAGATGGTCAAGGAATTCGATACCGTCGTGTTCAGCGCGCCGGTTGGTGAAGTTCAAGGCCCGGTGAAGACCCAGTTCGGTTATCACCTGGTTGAAGTGACCAGCCGCCAGGACTAAGTCCCGCCGCTGTAAGAAAAAAAGCCGCCGCCAGGGGAAACCCGGCGGCGGCCTTTTTGTGTCTGATGCTTCGGGTTCAGGTGCCCCACGCCGATCAATCTTTGCCTGTCATCACCCGGTGAGCCAGCGCGTCGGCGTCCAGTCCGGCGATATCGCGTTCGATCACCTTGACGCCGCCTTTCAGGATGGCGACCCGATCGGCCAGCGCGACCACGTCGGCCATGTTGTGGCTGATCAGGATTACCGTGCGCCCTTCTTCACGCAGCTTGCGCACCAGGTTCAGGACCAAGGCGGTTTCCTTGACGCCCAAGGCGGCGGTGGGTTCGTCCATGATGACCACGCGGGCGTCCCAGCGTAGCGCGCGGGCGATGGCAACGGCCTGCCGTTGGCCGCCCGACATGCGTTCGACGGGTCGGTCCATGTCGTCGATGGGCACCGACAAACGCTGTAGATAGCCGCGCGCCTGTTCGGCCATGCGGCGCTTGTCCAGCACCTGCAGCGGCCCCACGCGCCGTACTAATTCGGCGCCCATGAAGACGTTCTCCCAGATGGACAGGCGGGGCGCCAGCGCCAGGTCCTGGTAGATGGTGGCAATGCCCTGCACCAGCGCGTCGTGCGGCGAGCGGAAGACGACAGCGCGGCCGTTCAGGCTGAGCTCGCCACCCGTGGGTTCCTGCGCGCCCGAGATGATGCGGATCAGCGTGGATTTACCCGCGCCGTTGTCGCCGCAGATGGCCATGACCTTGCCTTCGGGCACGTCCAGGTCCACGCCTTTCAGCGCCTCGACGGCTCCGTATGACTTGCGGATCTGGCGTAGCGATAAGGCGGCGGTGATGGGGGGCATGCTGGCTGGGGTCATCGGGGTCATGCTGGCTGGGATTACACGCTGGCCCGCATTCACTTCGCGGCGGGTTGCAGAAACTTCTGCACGTTGGACGCATCGACCAGCACGGAATCCATGAACAGGTACGGGCCCGAGGCCACCTTCTCCTTGGGTTCCTTCTTGACGACGATGCGGTCAATGGATTCGATGGCGCTGGTGCCCAGTTGCTCGAACGGAATCATCATCGTGGCAGTGATCAGGCTGTTGGGATCAGCAATGCGGCGATAGGTTTCGGGGCCACCGTCCACCGACACCAAGGTGATGTCGCCCTTCTTCATGCCTTGCGATTGCAGCAGGTCGTCGATAACGTAGGCTTGTCCGTCAAATGATGCCCATACGCCCTTGAACTGGCCTTGGTGACGCAGGAACAGGGCTTGCATGCCGTTGCGCACGTCGTCGCGCCAGCTTTGGGTGCGGGCCATGCTGAACTTGGCCAGGTCTTTGACGGCGGTGTTTTCAGTCAGCACCGCGTCCAGCATCTTGCCGCGGATGCGCGTGCCCGAGTTGCCGTCAAAGCGCGCCGACAGGATGTTGCCCTGATAGCCCATCTTGCCCAGCAGGTACAAGACCGACTGCGCGCCCGTGGCGTATTCGTTGACTTCCACGTCGAACAGCATGTGCGGGCTGGCGCCGGACATCACGCCCACCACCGGAATGCCCTTCTCTTTGGCGGCCTGCAACTGGGCATCGGTTTCCACCGGCTTGCCCATCGCGATGACGATGGCGTCCACCTTCTTGTTGACCAGCGTGTCCAGTTGCTCGGCCAGCTTGGGCAGTGAGCCTTCGGCGTTCAGTTGCGTGACGGTCCAGCCTTTGGCGCGCGCGGCCTGCGCGGCCGCGTTGGCCACGCGGGCGTGCGTTTCGGACGACATCTGAAAGGCGACGATGCCGACATCAAAGGCATGGGCGGCGCTTGCGGCCAGCGCCTGCACGGCGAAGGCGCTGGCCAGCAAGGTGCGCTTGATCAATTGCTTCATGGTGGTTTCCCCTTTGGATCAGAATTTGAACGCCGCTTTCTTCAGCACGGCCGACGACACCGCAACGGATGCAATCATGATGAAGCCCAGCACGATGTCCTGCACGTAGTACGGCGCGCCCATCAGGACGAGGCCATTGCCCAGCACCTTCAGGATCAAGGCGGCCACCAGCGTGCCGACGATATTGGCGTGGCCGGGGTTGAACATCGTCATGCCCAGCAGCACGGCCGCGATGGCGTACAGGAAGTAGTCGCCGGCCATGTTGGGCGCGGCGGACGACAGGCTGGACGTCAGCAACACGGCGGCGATGCCGGCGCATACGCCCGACAGCGCCAGCCCGATGCTTTTCATGGCGCGGATGTTGATGCCGGCCAGGCGCGCGGATTCTCCGGCTTCGCCCGTTGCCGTCATGCGGGCGCCGGTACGCGTCCACTTGATAAGGAAATACGCGACCAGCACGATGCCCAACATCCACAGCACCAGCGCCGGGATGCCGAAAGGCTTGGCGCGGGCCAGGTCGGTAAAGGCGGTAGGCCAGCGGCCCACGTAGGACACGCCATCGGTCAGCATGAAGGCGAAGCCCCGCGCCATGGCGGCCATGCCTAGCGTGGCAATCAGCGACGGTACCCGCAGGCGCGTCACCGCGATGCCATTGGCCAGCCCGCACAGCAGGCCGACGCCCAGGCCCGCCGCGATGGCGACCACGACCGGTTGGCCCGTATGGACCATCGCGCCCGTGACGACAGCAGCCAGGCTGGCGACGTCGGCCACCGACAGGTCCAGTTCGGCCGTTACCAGCGCCAGCGTGAAACCGATGGCGATGATGGCCAGGAAGCTGGTTTCCTTGGCGATGTTCAACAGATTATTGGGCGCCGCGAAATTAGGGGCGGCGATTGCGAAGAAGCCCACCAGGGCCAAACCTGCGATTGCCGTGCCGTACTTTTCCAGGATGCCGCGCATCGACTCAACCCTTGCCGCGTTGGTGTTCGTTGTAGTGCAAGGGTTATCCACCACCTGCCGGGCGTTCGCGCCCTGATGGCGTAGCAGTTTATACCCGCGCAGTGCTGGACAGGGCCGCTTTGCCGCTGTGGCGCACTTAGGGTTTTTACGGCAAGCGCGTGCTGGCCAAGGCGTGCGACACCGGCGTCAAGGCGGCTTCGGCGGCGCGAAACTGGGCGTACATGCGGTGATAGGCGTTGCGGCGTGTTGCGTCGGGATCGTAGCGGCGCGCGGGTCGCGCAAGCGCGTCCTGCGCCTGCGCGAAGCTGGCGTAGCGGCCCAGCGCGGTCCAGGCGGCGGCGGCTGCGCCGATCACTCCAGGCTGATCCGCCTGCCCAACCACAACCGGGCGTTCACAGATATCGGCCTTGACCTGGCACCAGTGCGGGTTGGATGCAGCCCCGCCACCAAAACGAATTTCGGCAACCGGCGCACCCAACGCGGCTTCCGCGCGTTCCAGCACCGTGCGGTTCAAGAAGGCCACGCCTTCCAGCACCGCCCATGCCAGGTCGCCAGGACCATGCCGGCGGTTCAGGCCGAGGAAGGCGCCGCGTAATTGCGGGTCCCAGTAAGGCACGCGTTCGCCTTGAAGATAGGGCAGGAACAAGGCGGGCTGCGGGTCGCGCGGCGCGTCCAGCAAAACGTGCATGGCGTGGCCGACACTGGTCATGCCGCCTGCGTGTCCATCGGCGTGCTTGTCTGCGTGTTCGTCTGCGTGGCCGTCTGCGCCTTCACCTGCCTGCTCGCCCGCATCTCCGCCTGCGTCCGACGCTCCAAAGCGGCTCACCCCGCCCAGCAAGGACAGCAGCCACGCGACGGTGTCCGCGCCGTTCTGACCCGGCCCGCCAATCTGGTGATTACCATTGCCCCAGTTCACCGTCATCAGACCCGCTGCCTGCACCGGTTCCGCGCCAACCGCGCCAAACACTTCAGTGGTGCCCGAGATGTTGTAGGCGTACCCCGTCCGCAAGGCGCCCAGCCCGGCCACGGCCGCCCAGGTGTCATTCGAGCAGGCGATCACGCTACGTCCCGCCAAGCGCGCCAGTGAACCCGGCAGACCCGCCTGCACCGGGCCGACAACAGCCAAGGGGTCCAACAGCGGCGGCACCCAGGCGGGGTTGGCACCCATGGCCGTCAACAGGTCGGCTTGCGCTCCGTGCGCGCTGCCCGCCGCCGCCAGCCTGGCCATCGACACCGTGTCGCTGGCGGCCCGGCCGGTCAGGCGGAAGTTCAGGTAGTCCTTCGGTTCCAGCACGACGCGCACGCGCGCCGCGTCCTGTGGCTCGGCGTGCAGCAGCCACGCCACCCGCGCCCAGGGGTGGAACGCGTTGATCTGCGCGGTTTCGGGGTGGCCGGCAGGCGCACGCGCCAACCAGTGCGCCACGTCCGCCGCCGTACGCGTATCGCGCCAGGTAATGGCGGGTCGAATGGCGGCGCCGTGCGCGTCGATGAAGACTTGCGTGCGGGTAACGCCGCAGATGGCAACAGCGGCAATGGCGTCAAAGCCGGCCCCTGCCTGCCGGGCCAGCGTGTCGCACAGGGATTGCAGCCCGCGCCACCAGTCGTCTGCGTCAATCTCGTCCCAACCGGGGTGCGGGGCCGAGCCTGCCGGGCTGTCGATGACGCAGGCATGCGCGATGTTGCCGTCCACATCCACCAGCGCCGCCCGAAAGCGGGTGCCGCCCAAGTCCACGGCCAGCACGTAGCCGTGGGTAAGTCCAGGGGGTTGGGCGTGGAAGTGCGGGCGGTCTGACATAGTGGCCGATTGTATTTCAGCGTAAGGGTTTCCCCGGCGGCTTTCTGCCCCCGGCTTGGCGACACGGGCAATCACAAACCACGCTGCGCCGCAGCACCGGAAACCCTATCAGTTGATAATTTCTGTTCAGGTGACAAGGGCAAAGCCCTGCGACAGAATGGGCCGCACCCGGAGGAGACAGCCGGGGCCACGATAAAACGTCATACATCCCAGGCCCATGAAAAAACCCAAGAGCAATGTGATCATCACGTGCGCCATTACCGGTTCGGTGCATACGCCGTCGATGTCGCCCTATCTGCCCGTCACCCCCGATGAGATCGCGCAGTCGGCATTGGATGCCGCCGAGGCCGGCGCGGCCATCGTGCATCTGCACGCGCGCGATCCGCAGACGGGCAGGCCCACGCAAGACCCGGCGCTGTACGCGCAGTTTCTACCACGCATCAAGGCGCAAAACGATGTGGTCATCAATATCACCACCGGCGGTTCGCCCGTGCTGCCGGTCAGCGAACGCATGCTGCCGGCCGCGCAATTCAAGCCGGAGGTTGCGTCGCTGAACATGGGGTCGATGAACTTCGGCATGTATGAATTGCTGGAGCGCTTCAAGGAATTCAAGCACGACTGGGAACGCCCCTACCTGGAAAGCAGCAACGACCTGGTGTTCAAGAACACGTTCAAGGATATCGAGCACATTCTGTCGTCCTGCAATGACAACGGCACGCGCTTCGAGATCGAGTGCTATGACATCGGGCATCTGTACACGGCGGCGCATTTTGTGGATAAGGGGCTGTTGAAGCCACCGTTCTTGATCCAGTCCGTGTTCGGTATCCGGGGCGGTATCGGCACGCATCCCGAAGACGTGATGATGATGCGTCGCACGGCTGACCGGCTGTTTGGCGATGACTACCGCTGGTCGGTACTGGCGGCGGGGCGCAAGCAGACCACGCTTGCGACCATGGCGGCGACGATGGGCGGCTTTGTGCGCGTGGGGCTGGAAGATTCCTTGTGGGACGGCCCGGGCGAACTGGCACTGTCGAATGCAGATCAGGTGCGCCGCATCCGCCGCATTCTTGAGGACTTGTCGCTGACCATCGCCACGCCCGACGAGGCGCGCGAGATTCTGCAACTGAAAGGCCGGAACAACGTCGCGTTCTGACGACGACACGGCATCCACAATCAAACCCCAGGCGGGAGACAAACATGAAGAAAATCTTGAACGCGGCAGTGGCATCGGCCTTGCTGGCAATAGGCGGCGCAGCCGTGGCGGACGCCAACGTGATCCGTATCGGCTTCATCACCGATATGTCGGGCCTGTCGGCTGATGCTGATGGCCCGGGCGGGGCCGAAGCCATCAAGATGGCGGTAGCCGACATGGGCGGCGAGATCGCCGGCAAGAAGATCGAGGTGCTGGTGGCCGACCACCAGAACCGCGCCGACATTGCGTCGTCGCGCGCACGCGAATGGCTGGACCAGCGCGGCGTGGACATGCTGATCGCAGGCGCGAATTCGGCCGCCGCGCTGGCGATGGCGAAGGTGGCTGAAGAAAAGAAGACGCCGTTCTTCGTGGTAAGCGCGGGCGCGTCGGAACTGACCAACGCGCAGTGCACGCCGTACACGGTTCACTACGTGTACGACACGGTATCGCTGTCGCGCGGCACGGCGCGCGCCATGCTGAAGGAAGGCAATAAGGACTGGTACTTCCTGACCGTGGACCACGCCTTTGGCCACGCGCTGGAGCGCGATGCCTCGGCCGTGGTGCAAGCGAACGGCGGCCAGGTGAAGGGCCGCGTGCGCCATCCACTGAACGCGGCGGATTTCTCGTCATACATCCTGCAGGCGCAGGCATCGGGCGCCACGGTGCTGGGCCTGGCCAACTCGGCCTCCGACACCAGCAACGCGGTCAAGGCCGCCGCGGAATTCGGGCTGACGCCCACGATTAAGATCGCGGGCCTGCTGGTGTTGATCACCGACATCCACGCGCTGGGCCTGGCGGCCGGGCAAGGCATGTACCTGACCACCGCCTGGTACTGGGACCAGGACGATGCGTCGCGCAAGTGGGCGGCGCGCTTTGAAGAGCGCATGAAGAAGAAGCCGTCGATGCTGCAAGCCGGCGACTACTCCGTCACCACCACCTACCTGAACGCGGTCAAGGCCACCGGCACGACCGACGGCGAGACCATCATGAAGTGGGTGAAGGCCAACCCGGTGAACGACTTCTTCGTAAAGAACGCGACCGTCCGCGCCGACGGGCTGCTGGTGCACGACATGTACTTGATGCAGGTGAAAAAGCCTTCGGAATCCAAGGGCCCGTGGGACTACTACAAGCTGATCTCGAAGATTCCGGGCGACCAGATCTACACGTCGCCGCAGGAATCGAAGTGCCCATTAATGAAGCCCTGATATTGAAGCCGTGATGTTGAAGCCATGACACCTGCCCACCCCGAAGGAAATCGCATGAACCCGCAAGACCTGAGCGCCCTGCCGGTGGACCTGAGCGGCCGCCGCGTCATCGTTACCGCCGGCGCGGCGGGCATCGGCGCCGCGCTGGCCGACGCCTTCGCCGAGCGCGGCGCGAACGTCCACGTGTGCGACGTGGACGAAGGCGCGCTGTTTGAATGCCGCCATGCCAACAGCCGCGCCGACGTGAGCCGCCGTGAAGAGATTGACCGCTACATGGAAACCGCGCTGGCGCACCTGGGTGGCCTGGACGTGCTGGTGAACAACGCCGGCATCGCCGGCCCCACCGCCCGCATCACCGACATTCAGCCGGACGAGTTGGCCGCCACGCTGGACATCAACCTGGCGTCGCAATTCCATACGGTTCGGCATGCCGTGCCCGCGCTGCGCGAATCAGGCGGCGGCGCCATCATCAACATCAGTTCGGTGGCGGGGCGCATGGGGCTACCCTTGCGCACGCCCTATTCCGCCTCGAAATGGGGCGTGGTGGGGCTGACGCGTTCACTGGCGGTGGAACTGGGCGTTTACGGCATCCGCGTCAACGCCCTGCTGCCGGGCTTGGTGGCCGGCCCGCGCATCGACCGCGTGATTGCCGCGCGGGCGCGCGCGATGGGCCTGACGGTGGAAGAAGAAACCAAGCTGGAGTTGGCGGGCGTCAGCCTGCGGCAGTTTGTACAGGGCGCCGACATCGCGAACATGGCGCTGTTCCTGGCCAGCCCGTTTGGCGCGATGATCAGCGGCCAGGCGATCAGCATCGACGGCGACCTGCAATCTTTGCCGTGGCAGCCGCCGGCCGATTAAGGTTCGGTGCACCCGTAGCCCGTAGGCGGCGTGTCCGTGCGCCGGCATGCCGGGCTAGGCAATCAGTTGGATCGTCTCCGCAAAAACACCGGTGCGGCGCGCCTGGGCCGTGGCGTACAAGGCGCCCAGCAGCCGCTCGCTAAGCTCATGGTTCTGCGCTTCCTTGCGGGTGATCAGCACAAACTCGAACCACTGCCTCGACGCCAGCGGCACCGCGACGATGTCGGGGTAGACGGACACAATGTCCGACGCCGATATCGCGTTGACCAGGCTGATGCCTTTGACGGCGCGCACCGTGCCGGGCACCAGCGTCATATGCGCTTGCATGCCGGAGTCCAGCGCATCGGAATCGGTAATGTCGCCTTGCGCCACCACGTAGTCGGACCACAGCGGCTTGACGAAAGATTCGGGGGAAATGTCCGACACCGCCACCACGTCGCGCCGCGCCAAGGGGTGGTCGCGGTGCGCAATGGCCATGACGTCGGTGCGCAGGAATGTGGTGAAGTTCAGGCGCGGACTGTCGCGGCCCACCGCGCCCAGGCCGAAGTCGGCCCGCATGGTTTCCACCGCGCTTATGCATTGCACCGACGATTCCACGTCGATGGAAAACGGCCGCTTGCCGTGCTCATCCAGATGCCGCTTCACCGCTTCGGGCGCATAGACCAAGGCCAGCGCGGGCGACGAGGCCACGCGCAAGCCGCGCCCGCCAAACTTTTCAATGCTGTGCAGGGCTTCGTCGATGCGCACCAATTCGTCCAGCACGAACTTGGCTTCGGTATACAGGTACTGCCCGGCTTCGGTGGGCCGCAAGGTCTTGTGCGATCGGTCAAACAACTGCACGCCCGTAGCGGTTTCCAGCCGCGACACCGCATGGCTGATCGCGGGCTGCGTCAGGCTCATCACCTGCGCGGCCTGGCGCGTGGACCCGGTCATGACGACCGTATAGAAAATACGCAGGTCGTGAATATTGAAGTTGCGTTTCATGCCGCTATTGCGCCACCCGCTGTATTTCAGGCGTGACCCACTTGCCGTCCAACAGCGCGGGCTTGGGCCAGTAGTAGCGCAGGGTCACCATGAACGGGCCAGGCGGCGCGGGCAACCAGTTGGACTCCTTGCCCTTGCCCGGCGACTGCGACTGGATGTAGATCGTCAGCCCGCCATCGCGATCTTTCTTCAGCGACGGCAGCATGGGGGAATTGATCAGATAACGGTTGATCGGGTTGGGCGCCAGCAATTGTTCGGGCAACCGGTACATCGTCATCGACCAGAACGCATTCACGGGCGGCAGGCTGCGCGGCGCAAAGCGCAACGTGTACGCATAACGGCCATCCAGTTCCTGCCCCCGGCTGTCTTTTTCCAGCACGGGGTACAACGCTTCTTCGCGGCTATTGGCGCCGATGCCCATCTGCGTACCGGTCGCACGCGCCAGATAGTCGTTCTTGAGCTTGGCGCGGCTGCCGAACAGCCCATCGGTCTTGCCGCCCAGCGCCGCGCGATTCTTGTCGATGTCGTTCTGCGCCGTATGCATGCCTTCCTGCAAGGCGCGGCGCAGGCGCGGGTCCAACTGGTCAACGGGATAGGGTTGGCCGGGCTTGATACCGATGCTGGCAAGCCGTTCGCGCAGCCACTTTTCCGTGGGGTGGGTGGGCGCAAACTGAAGCAGAAAGGCCAGTTGGTTGTAGAACTCCAGCGACGTGCGCATCTCGTGCGGCGGCACGGGAGGAATCCAGTCGACGGCAGCGGGCGCGGGTGGCGGGCGGCGCTTGGCAAAGGACGACAGGGTCTGGATCTTGTAGCGCGCCTGGATGCGCTTGACGTTGTTCAGGTCCGCCGCGTTGAACAGTTGCGTGCGGCCGACCACGTTGACCAGTTCGGTTTCCGACTTGATCACCTTGGTGATGCCGCGCGGCACCTTGCCGTTCCAGCGCGGCCCCGCCACCAGGAAGTTGCCACCGCCGTTGCCGGTTTCGCGGCTGCCGATGTAGGCAAAGTTGTAGGTGTACAGGTCCATCAATTGCAGCACAAAGTAGCGCCGCTTTTCGATGGGCGGCACACTGATCACGACGGGCTCGGCACGCAGGTCCAGCATGGCGAAGGAATACGGCGTGTCCGCATTTGGCGTGACGAACGCGGTGTCCTCGGGCGTGAAGACGCGCGCGATGTTGTTGAAGGTGTTGGGCGGGCCTTTGTATTGCGGGTTGTTCTTGTCCAGGTTGAAGGCATACATGGTCTGGTAGCTGGCGACCATGGGCGTGCCGTACAGATACGCTTCGCTGGCAATGCTGCGCGCCTGTTGCGCGGTGACGCCTTGGATGCCCACCGACTGCGAACCCGTCGCCTCGTCGGACGACGTGAAGCTGCAGGCCGCCAGGTTTACGCTAAGCGCGGCGGCGGCCAACAGGCCCACGCGGCGGCGGAGCGCCGTGGACGCAAACCCGGTGCTACTTTGACGATCGCGCATAATTTGCTCCAACACCTGCATGTTGTTGGCAACGCCCGATTGGCGGCAGCGTCGCGGTCAAAAACAGCAATACCGCAGGCGATTCTGGCATATTTCCTGCCGATCCGCGCCGAGTTGATCCGGGCGGGGCACCGCGATCAGGCGTCGACTGCCTGTTCCCGATCCGCCAGGCTTTCCAGTTGCCTGGCCGTGATCGCCACGATGGCGCTTTCGGTGGCGCGCGCGTCGGTGTTCAGGTGCTGAATCAGGTCCAGCGTGGTGGAACGGCGGGTCAGCATCAGGCAGGTGACTTCGGCATCCACCACGCGCGTGGCATGCCAGCACCCTGGCCGCATGCAAACGCCCTGCCCTTGCGGCACGCGAAAGGCGGCAAGTGTGGCCAGGTCGGGGCTGCCGTCGGCGAGGCTTTGCGCCACCACCTGAATGATCGTGCCGGTCAGCGGCACGATGGCCTGCTGCGTCAGCAAGTGCTTTTCCAGGCTGGCGATTTCTGGGGAAGCGCTGCGGTAATTGACCCACAGCACCTCGGCGTCGCCACCCGCGCCGGTGTTGAACACGTGTTCCTGCCAGAAGTCCGTGGCGGGGTTGGAAAACAGCGGCATGCCGTTGCCATCCGGAATGGGCTTGCCCAACATCCAGCCATACGGCGTGAATGCCTGCGGCGTCAGATCATTGACTTCCAACTGCTGCTTGCTCGTCATGCAGAACCCTGTGATGGCTTGGGCGGCGTGCCGCGTTTGGGGAATTCGGTGGCGTAGTCGAAGTCGCCTCGGGCGATGGCATCCAGGATGGCAGCGCGCCGATCGGCCGCGCGTTTCAGGTTGGCGGCCGTGGGCTTGACGCGGATGCGTTCAACGCAATGCTGGCCCTTATACATGAAGCCGATCTCGATGGACGATTCCGACGCGGGTCTGACCCCCTCGAACCCCTGGCTCATCGTCTTTCCCGTGGTGATTGCGGATGGGCGACATGATAATCGCCTGATATGCATCGTCCAAGCGCGGCTTGCGTGAACACAGCGGGCAAGCATGGTTACGATGGCGGCTGGCCCTGCAAGGATGAACCCGCCAAGAACACCCCTATCAAGGATGCCCACCATGACGACTGATCTGTCATCGCATTATGTTCTGCTGGACGCCACTGGCGCCGCCGCCACGGTCAAGGGCGGCGACGAGTTCTGGTCGCAGCCGCCCGAGGCGCTGGACCGCTTCGGCCGGGGCTGGCTGGTGTCCGAATACACCTTCGCCAACGACTGGCCCCAATGGGAAATGCACCCCGAAGCCGACGAGATCGTGCGTCTGATGTCGGGCACGGCGGAGTTGCATCTGGAATGGCCGACGGGCCTGCAAGTGGTGAAGATGCTGGCCGACGACGCCTATGTCATTCCCAAGGGCGTGTGGCATACCGTCAAAGTGGTCGAGCCCTGTCGCATGCTGCACATCACGATGGGCGCGGGCACCCAGCATCGGCCGGTGTAGGGTTCAACCAGGCGCGCCGACCGTACGCACACGCAGGATCTCGCGGTCGTCGATGGGCCAATGCAGCACGGCGGACACAACCCCCAGCGCCATCGCGCCCAGC harbors:
- a CDS encoding 3-keto-5-aminohexanoate cleavage protein — protein: MKKPKSNVIITCAITGSVHTPSMSPYLPVTPDEIAQSALDAAEAGAAIVHLHARDPQTGRPTQDPALYAQFLPRIKAQNDVVINITTGGSPVLPVSERMLPAAQFKPEVASLNMGSMNFGMYELLERFKEFKHDWERPYLESSNDLVFKNTFKDIEHILSSCNDNGTRFEIECYDIGHLYTAAHFVDKGLLKPPFLIQSVFGIRGGIGTHPEDVMMMRRTADRLFGDDYRWSVLAAGRKQTTLATMAATMGGFVRVGLEDSLWDGPGELALSNADQVRRIRRILEDLSLTIATPDEAREILQLKGRNNVAF
- a CDS encoding ABC transporter substrate-binding protein translates to MKKILNAAVASALLAIGGAAVADANVIRIGFITDMSGLSADADGPGGAEAIKMAVADMGGEIAGKKIEVLVADHQNRADIASSRAREWLDQRGVDMLIAGANSAAALAMAKVAEEKKTPFFVVSAGASELTNAQCTPYTVHYVYDTVSLSRGTARAMLKEGNKDWYFLTVDHAFGHALERDASAVVQANGGQVKGRVRHPLNAADFSSYILQAQASGATVLGLANSASDTSNAVKAAAEFGLTPTIKIAGLLVLITDIHALGLAAGQGMYLTTAWYWDQDDASRKWAARFEERMKKKPSMLQAGDYSVTTTYLNAVKATGTTDGETIMKWVKANPVNDFFVKNATVRADGLLVHDMYLMQVKKPSESKGPWDYYKLISKIPGDQIYTSPQESKCPLMKP
- a CDS encoding SDR family oxidoreductase, whose translation is MNPQDLSALPVDLSGRRVIVTAGAAGIGAALADAFAERGANVHVCDVDEGALFECRHANSRADVSRREEIDRYMETALAHLGGLDVLVNNAGIAGPTARITDIQPDELAATLDINLASQFHTVRHAVPALRESGGGAIINISSVAGRMGLPLRTPYSASKWGVVGLTRSLAVELGVYGIRVNALLPGLVAGPRIDRVIAARARAMGLTVEEETKLELAGVSLRQFVQGADIANMALFLASPFGAMISGQAISIDGDLQSLPWQPPAD
- a CDS encoding LysR family transcriptional regulator, which translates into the protein MKRNFNIHDLRIFYTVVMTGSTRQAAQVMSLTQPAISHAVSRLETATGVQLFDRSHKTLRPTEAGQYLYTEAKFVLDELVRIDEALHSIEKFGGRGLRVASSPALALVYAPEAVKRHLDEHGKRPFSIDVESSVQCISAVETMRADFGLGAVGRDSPRLNFTTFLRTDVMAIAHRDHPLARRDVVAVSDISPESFVKPLWSDYVVAQGDITDSDALDSGMQAHMTLVPGTVRAVKGISLVNAISASDIVSVYPDIVAVPLASRQWFEFVLITRKEAQNHELSERLLGALYATAQARRTGVFAETIQLIA
- a CDS encoding DUF1254 domain-containing protein, with protein sequence MRDRQSSTGFASTALRRRVGLLAAAALSVNLAACSFTSSDEATGSQSVGIQGVTAQQARSIASEAYLYGTPMVASYQTMYAFNLDKNNPQYKGPPNTFNNIARVFTPEDTAFVTPNADTPYSFAMLDLRAEPVVISVPPIEKRRYFVLQLMDLYTYNFAYIGSRETGNGGGNFLVAGPRWNGKVPRGITKVIKSETELVNVVGRTQLFNAADLNNVKRIQARYKIQTLSSFAKRRPPPAPAAVDWIPPVPPHEMRTSLEFYNQLAFLLQFAPTHPTEKWLRERLASIGIKPGQPYPVDQLDPRLRRALQEGMHTAQNDIDKNRAALGGKTDGLFGSRAKLKNDYLARATGTQMGIGANSREEALYPVLEKDSRGQELDGRYAYTLRFAPRSLPPVNAFWSMTMYRLPEQLLAPNPINRYLINSPMLPSLKKDRDGGLTIYIQSQSPGKGKESNWLPAPPGPFMVTLRYYWPKPALLDGKWVTPEIQRVAQ
- a CDS encoding ureidoglycolate lyase; translated protein: MTSKQQLEVNDLTPQAFTPYGWMLGKPIPDGNGMPLFSNPATDFWQEHVFNTGAGGDAEVLWVNYRSASPEIASLEKHLLTQQAIVPLTGTIIQVVAQSLADGSPDLATLAAFRVPQGQGVCMRPGCWHATRVVDAEVTCLMLTRRSTTLDLIQHLNTDARATESAIVAITARQLESLADREQAVDA
- a CDS encoding Arm DNA-binding domain-containing protein, with product MSQGFEGVRPASESSIEIGFMYKGQHCVERIRVKPTAANLKRAADRRAAILDAIARGDFDYATEFPKRGTPPKPSQGSA